A stretch of the Pseudodesulfovibrio alkaliphilus genome encodes the following:
- a CDS encoding methyl-accepting chemotaxis protein codes for MTIGTRMTVLGATLIGLTTAGILGILLWKSAMVAATLTDSFNEQAGSEIGVAVADARNLLATQHATLVRQLENDMRVLQDIAARGGSIGLLDERVNWEAVNQVSGERRTVSLPGMALGGRWFGQNSDPNTPTPMVDEIMALTGTTCTVFQAMNEQGDLLRVATNILGSNGRRAVGTYIPGSSPVARAVMAGETYRGTAFVVNAWYLTQYRPIRNGAGKVIGCLYVGIPQEGVEELRQGFRSVVIGASGALTVAGGSGDGRGVVRMHREARFEGTSLLDVRDAAGKAVYAELIDEARSAGGTPVSRSVHLTEPGASAPRDIYLTAAYFAPWDWVIIGTGYVEEFMAGKRAVDAALTESKIWSAGVGLFMLVAAILVTLYFSRVISASIGRVVAAMNSVNSGDLSLERLPVHERGPRDELEELAAALNSMGEVLRRVVDSVQDGAENVAQGSAALAGTSQSLSEGAANQASAVEEVSASMEEMTSNIEQNTENARQTEKIARQAADDARQGGESVGRTVEAMRLIADKIAIIEEIARQTNLLALNAAIEAARAGEHGKGFAVVAAEVRKLAERSGVAAAEISELSGNSVAIAEQAGRMLEKMVPDITRTAELVQEIAAASAEQYSGGSQIKAAIIELDRVVQQNTAEAEQVAAASEELAGHAAQVREAIDYFHLGKGRVDRGARVAARPAVRSAAPGLPAGKGAVAKSRPLPAVSAGEDPGDFERF; via the coding sequence ATGACAATCGGAACGCGAATGACCGTGCTCGGGGCGACGCTGATCGGCCTGACCACTGCTGGAATACTGGGTATTCTTCTCTGGAAAAGCGCGATGGTGGCCGCGACGCTGACGGATTCCTTCAACGAACAGGCCGGGAGCGAGATAGGCGTGGCAGTGGCCGACGCCCGCAACCTGCTGGCAACGCAGCACGCCACTCTGGTGCGGCAGCTGGAGAACGACATGCGCGTTCTTCAGGACATCGCGGCCCGGGGTGGGTCCATCGGTCTGCTCGACGAGCGGGTGAACTGGGAGGCGGTCAACCAGGTGTCGGGCGAGCGGCGCACCGTGTCGCTGCCGGGTATGGCCCTTGGCGGCCGGTGGTTCGGTCAGAACAGCGATCCGAACACGCCCACGCCCATGGTGGACGAGATCATGGCCCTGACGGGCACCACCTGTACCGTGTTTCAGGCCATGAACGAGCAGGGCGATCTGCTGCGCGTGGCCACCAACATCCTTGGCTCCAACGGACGACGCGCCGTGGGCACCTATATCCCGGGGTCAAGCCCGGTGGCCAGGGCGGTCATGGCTGGCGAGACCTATCGGGGCACGGCCTTTGTGGTCAACGCCTGGTACCTGACCCAGTACCGGCCCATCAGGAACGGCGCGGGCAAGGTCATCGGCTGTCTGTATGTGGGCATTCCCCAGGAGGGGGTGGAGGAGTTGCGCCAGGGCTTCCGGTCCGTGGTCATCGGCGCGAGCGGCGCCCTGACCGTGGCTGGCGGGTCGGGCGATGGCCGCGGCGTTGTCAGGATGCACCGTGAGGCCCGCTTCGAGGGTACCAGCCTGCTTGATGTGCGCGATGCGGCCGGCAAGGCTGTCTATGCCGAACTGATCGACGAGGCTCGGAGCGCCGGGGGTACGCCTGTGTCCAGGTCGGTGCACCTGACTGAGCCGGGCGCCTCGGCCCCGCGTGACATCTACCTCACCGCCGCCTATTTCGCCCCGTGGGACTGGGTCATCATCGGCACCGGCTATGTGGAGGAGTTCATGGCGGGCAAGCGGGCCGTGGACGCGGCCCTGACCGAGAGCAAGATATGGTCCGCCGGGGTGGGCCTGTTCATGCTGGTGGCGGCCATCCTCGTCACCCTGTATTTTTCCCGGGTCATCAGCGCTTCCATCGGCCGGGTGGTGGCGGCCATGAACAGCGTCAACAGCGGGGATCTTTCCCTTGAGCGGCTGCCTGTGCACGAGCGCGGCCCGCGCGACGAGCTGGAGGAGCTGGCCGCAGCCCTCAACTCCATGGGCGAGGTGCTGCGCCGGGTGGTCGACTCCGTGCAGGACGGGGCCGAGAATGTGGCCCAGGGCAGCGCGGCCCTGGCCGGAACCTCGCAATCCCTGTCCGAGGGAGCGGCCAATCAGGCCAGCGCCGTGGAGGAGGTTTCGGCTTCCATGGAAGAGATGACTTCCAACATTGAGCAGAACACGGAGAACGCCCGCCAGACCGAAAAAATCGCCCGGCAGGCCGCCGACGACGCCCGCCAGGGCGGCGAGTCCGTGGGCCGGACCGTGGAGGCCATGCGCCTGATCGCGGACAAGATAGCCATCATCGAGGAGATCGCCCGGCAGACCAATCTGCTGGCGCTCAACGCGGCCATTGAGGCGGCCAGGGCCGGGGAACACGGCAAGGGTTTCGCCGTGGTGGCGGCCGAGGTGCGCAAGCTGGCCGAGCGCAGCGGTGTGGCCGCGGCCGAGATCAGCGAGCTTTCGGGCAACAGCGTGGCCATTGCCGAGCAGGCGGGGCGGATGCTGGAGAAGATGGTTCCGGACATCACCCGCACCGCCGAACTGGTGCAGGAGATCGCCGCTGCCAGCGCGGAGCAGTATTCCGGCGGCAGCCAGATCAAGGCCGCAATTATCGAACTCGATCGCGTGGTGCAGCAGAACACGGCCGAAGCCGAGCAGGTGGCCGCAGCCTCAGAGGAGTTGGCGGGTCACGCCGCCCAGGTGCGTGAGGCCATTGATTATTTCCATCTGGGCAAGGGCCGGGTCGACAGGGGTGCGCGGGTTGCGGCCCGGCCAGCCGTCAGGAGCGCCGCCCCAGGGCTGCCTGCCGGAAAGGGCGCCGTGGCCAAGTCCCGGCCGCTGCCTGCTGTCTCCGCGGGCGAAGACCCTGGCGATTTCGAGCGCTTCTAG